From Sporosarcina sp. Te-1, the proteins below share one genomic window:
- a CDS encoding helix-turn-helix domain-containing protein yields the protein MFDGLKIKTLRTEQQLSLKELAAKSGVSISMISQIERGNTDPTLTTLYKLCKGLDVSISTLLGADEQTTQIVRKDERKTIAFPQSNSKYHLLTPINEGSIEMILIQLEPGQNDQQLVEHAGEECGYILTGEMTIVLGEEEYILREGDSIRFKSATPHRFVNHTDQVATSIWAMTGRVL from the coding sequence ATGTTTGATGGACTGAAAATCAAAACATTACGGACGGAGCAGCAGCTGTCCTTAAAGGAGTTGGCCGCAAAGTCGGGGGTCAGTATCAGCATGATCAGTCAAATTGAAAGAGGGAATACCGATCCGACTTTGACCACACTCTACAAACTATGCAAAGGTTTGGATGTCTCTATTTCTACCTTATTAGGGGCGGACGAACAAACGACCCAGATCGTCAGGAAAGACGAGAGAAAAACCATCGCTTTCCCTCAATCGAATTCGAAATATCATTTGTTGACGCCCATAAATGAAGGTTCAATTGAAATGATATTGATTCAATTGGAACCCGGGCAAAACGATCAGCAGTTAGTGGAGCACGCAGGAGAAGAATGCGGATATATTCTGACAGGTGAGATGACAATCGTCCTCGGGGAAGAGGAATACATTTTACGGGAAGGGGACAGCATCCGATTTAAAAGTGCCACGCCTCACCGTTTTGTAAACCATACCGATCAAGTGGCGACCTCCATTTGGGCGATGACTGGCAGGGTGCTGTGA
- a CDS encoding thioredoxin family protein produces the protein MEKLQSKEQFEQLKNGERTIFMFSADWCPDCRIIEPILPGLEADFPEYEFIYVDRDEFIEICQEMDIFGIPSFIGFHNGQEVGRFVSKDRKTREEIEDFINSLSA, from the coding sequence ATGGAAAAACTGCAGTCGAAAGAGCAATTTGAACAACTGAAAAACGGCGAACGGACGATCTTCATGTTTTCAGCGGACTGGTGTCCGGATTGCCGCATAATCGAACCGATTTTGCCTGGCTTGGAGGCAGATTTTCCAGAGTACGAATTCATCTATGTGGACCGTGATGAATTCATCGAAATCTGCCAAGAGATGGATATTTTCGGCATCCCAAGTTTCATCGGATTCCATAATGGCCAAGAAGTAGGGCGCTTCGTCAGCAAGGATCGGAAAACTCGTGAGGAAATCGAAGATTTTATCAATAGTCTTTCTGCATAA
- a CDS encoding glycerophosphodiester phosphodiesterase, translating into MLIYAHRGASGTYPENTIASFQEAARLPVHGVEFDVHLTKDGELVVIHDESIDRTSNGTGYIKDLTLPQLKEYDFGSWFSPDFQGETIPTLDEVLQIFKSTHHHLNIELKSDIFPYEGMTAKVLELIKQYDLESRVVLSSFDHSAIQEVKRLAPHIETGALAMEVLVQPLDYLKNIPADAFHLLFPTAIRPAYRELYAAGIPVRAFTVNEEQYASLLQQAGVQAIFTDYPERLFAFLNA; encoded by the coding sequence ATGTTGATTTATGCACACCGAGGTGCGTCCGGCACATATCCCGAAAATACAATCGCTTCGTTCCAGGAGGCTGCTCGGCTTCCGGTCCACGGAGTCGAGTTCGATGTTCATCTGACAAAGGACGGGGAGCTGGTTGTTATCCACGACGAGTCGATTGACCGTACGTCAAATGGTACAGGATACATAAAGGATTTGACGCTACCCCAATTGAAAGAGTATGATTTCGGCAGTTGGTTTTCACCTGACTTTCAAGGTGAAACGATTCCGACATTAGATGAAGTCCTTCAAATATTTAAAAGCACGCATCATCATTTGAATATCGAATTGAAATCTGACATTTTTCCTTATGAGGGCATGACAGCAAAAGTATTGGAGCTTATTAAGCAATATGATTTGGAATCAAGGGTCGTCTTATCTTCTTTTGATCATAGTGCCATTCAGGAAGTGAAACGGCTTGCACCGCATATTGAAACGGGCGCGCTTGCAATGGAAGTGCTCGTCCAACCTCTTGATTACTTAAAGAACATCCCAGCCGACGCGTTTCATTTGTTATTCCCTACAGCCATCCGGCCAGCCTACCGTGAACTTTACGCTGCCGGCATTCCTGTCAGGGCCTTCACTGTCAATGAGGAGCAGTATGCTAGTCTCCTACAGCAGGCTGGCGTCCAAGCCATTTTCACGGATTATCCTGAAAGGCTCTTTGCTTTTTTGAATGCATAA
- a CDS encoding AbrB/MazE/SpoVT family DNA-binding domain-containing protein: MRSLGIVRKVDHLGRIVIPKELRNTLQLEKGAPMEIFVDDDMIILRKYVVDEACVVTGTISPENKRLSNGMYISPKGAEILLNEIKENRDWQ, translated from the coding sequence ATGCGGAGTTTAGGTATTGTTAGAAAAGTAGACCATTTAGGACGAATTGTCATTCCAAAGGAATTGAGAAATACATTGCAATTGGAAAAGGGAGCACCCATGGAGATATTTGTTGATGACGATATGATTATTTTGCGGAAATATGTCGTTGATGAGGCATGCGTCGTCACAGGCACTATCTCCCCGGAAAACAAACGACTTTCCAACGGCATGTATATTAGCCCAAAAGGTGCGGAAATATTGCTGAACGAAATAAAAGAAAACAGGGATTGGCAATAA